Proteins encoded by one window of Aphidius gifuensis isolate YNYX2018 linkage group LG2, ASM1490517v1, whole genome shotgun sequence:
- the LOC122850106 gene encoding 3-phosphoinositide-dependent protein kinase 1 isoform X3, with translation MTPPTTNDDVVVQTQNNIVKCTTTTTTSPPSSTTTTSTTTSSSTPTTKTDETIIVKRSPKDFIFGKVIGEGSFSTVYLAKDIHSNQELAIKVCEKRLILKERKSEYIKREKEVLNMLHNTEHSFVHLYCTFQDYERLYFVLTYAKNGELLPYINKVGSFDIECTKFYSAEILRGLEYLHGLGVIHRDLKPENILLDDKMHILITDFGSAKILKDTDNDDDDDDNNNNNNQTDDNDNNKKNDPYKRARRYSFVGTAQYVSPEILTNKKVTRAADLWALGCIIYQMVSGLPPFRSRSEYLIFQKILKLDYEIPDGFCDIAKSLVSKLIVITPSERLGATDEHGSGYQSIRKHEFFNDVNFETLHKQTPPPIYPYLPGTSENEELRSHYRVPSNLEPGLDDKQLTRLLGLGIGDDEQQQQQQQIIVEIPKPIKIIEKPRKISTSIKDMSHEDIQKKLDEQKIKNPWHSFVDNNLILKQGIIDKRKGYFKRRRMLLLTTGPHLYYVDPVNMVLKGEIPWSPALRVESKNFKIFFVHTPNRTYYLEDPEGFALEWVRVIEEVRVDCYGLQEKTTG, from the exons ATgacaccaccaacaacaaatGATGACGTTGTTGTacaaacacaaaataatattgttaaatgtacaacaacaacaacaacttcaccaccatcatcaacaacaactacatcaacaacaacatcatcatcaactccaacaacaaaaacagatgaaacaataattgttaaacGTTCACCCAAAGATTTTATATTTGGAAAAGTCATTGGAGAGGGTAGTTTTTCAACT GTTTATTTGGCAAAAGACATTCATAGTAATCAAGAATTAGCAATAAAAGTATGTGAAAAACGTCTTATTTTAAAAGAACGTAAATCAGAATATATAAAACGTGAAAAAGAAGTATTAAATATGTTACATAACACTGAACATTCATTTGTACATTTATATTGTACATTTCAAGATTATGAACgtctttattttgttttaacataTGCTAAAAATGGTGAATTATTACCATACATTAATAAAGTTGGTTCATTTGATATTGAatgtacaaaattttattcagcTGAAATATTACGTGGTTTAGAATATCTTCATGGTCTTGGTGTAATACATCGTGATTTAAAACcagaaaatatattacttgatgataaaatgcATATATTAATAACTGATTTCGGTTCagctaaaatattaaaagacactgataatgatgatgatgatgatgataataataataataataatcaaactgatgataatgataataataaaaaaaatgatccatATAAAAGAGCAAGACGTTATTCATTTGTTGGTACAGCCCAATATGTATCACcagaaattttaacaaataaaaaagtaacacGTGCTGCTGATTTATGGGCACTTGgttgtattatttatcaaatggtATCTGGTTTACCACCATTTAGATCACGTagtgaatatttaatatttcaaaaaattcttaaattaGATTATGAAATACCAGATGGTTTTTGTGACATTGCAAAATCATTggtatcaaaattaattgtcataACACCGAGTGAACGTCTTGGTGCAACTGATGAACATGGTTCTGGCTATCAAAGTATACGtaaacatgaattttttaatgacgTTAATTTTGAAACATTACATAAACAAACACCACCACCAATATATCCATATTTACCTGGTACATCTGAGAATGAAGAGTTAAGATCACATTATCGTGTACCAAGTAATCTTGAGCCTGGTCTTGATGATAAACAACTTACAAGATTATTAGGTCTTGGTATTGGTGAtgatgaacaacaacaacaacaacaacaaattattgttgaaatacCAAAAccaattaaaatcattgaaaaaccAAGAAAAATAAGTACAAGTATCAAAGACATGTCTCATGaagatatacaaaaaaaattagatgaacaaaaaataaaaaatccatggcattcatttgttgataataatttaatattaaaacaaggcatcattgacaaaagaaaaggctattttaaaagaagaagaatgttattattaacaactgGACCACATTTGTATTATGTTGATCCAGTTAATATGGTATTAAAAGGTGAAATACCATGGAGTCCAGCATTGAGAgttgaatcaaaaaattttaaaatattttttgttcatacaCCAAATCGTACATATTATCTTGAAGATCCAGAAGGTTTTGCACTTGAATGGGTGCGTGTTATTGAAGAAGTCAGAGTTGATTGTTATGGCCTTCAAGAAAAAACGActggttaa
- the LOC122850106 gene encoding 3-phosphoinositide-dependent protein kinase 1 isoform X2, translating to MTDEQSSTRVVTPRLIASSQPKTTTVEIPVTRMTPPTTNDDVVVQTQNNIVKCTTTTTTSPPSSTTTTSTTTSSSTPTTKTDETIIVKRSPKDFIFGKVIGEGSFSTVYLAKDIHSNQELAIKVCEKRLILKERKSEYIKREKEVLNMLHNTEHSFVHLYCTFQDYERLYFVLTYAKNGELLPYINKVGSFDIECTKFYSAEILRGLEYLHGLGVIHRDLKPENILLDDKMHILITDFGSAKILKDTDNDDDDDDNNNNNNQTDDNDNNKKNDPYKRARRYSFVGTAQYVSPEILTNKKVTRAADLWALGCIIYQMVSGLPPFRSRSEYLIFQKILKLDYEIPDGFCDIAKSLVSKLIVITPSERLGATDEHGSGYQSIRKHEFFNDVNFETLHKQTPPPIYPYLPGTSENEELRSHYRVPSNLEPGLDDKQLTRLLGLGIGDDEQQQQQQQIIVEIPKPIKIIEKPRKISTSIKDMSHEDIQKKLDEQKIKNPWHSFVDNNLILKQGIIDKRKGYFKRRRMLLLTTGPHLYYVDPVNMVLKGEIPWSPALRVESKNFKIFFVHTPNRTYYLEDPEGFALEWVRVIEEVRVDCYGLQEKTTG from the exons CGAGTAGTTACTCCAAGACTCATTGCATCGTCACAACCAAAAACAACAACGGTTGAAATACCGGTAACAAGAATgacaccaccaacaacaaatGATGACGTTGTTGTacaaacacaaaataatattgttaaatgtacaacaacaacaacaacttcaccaccatcatcaacaacaactacatcaacaacaacatcatcatcaactccaacaacaaaaacagatgaaacaataattgttaaacGTTCACCCAAAGATTTTATATTTGGAAAAGTCATTGGAGAGGGTAGTTTTTCAACT GTTTATTTGGCAAAAGACATTCATAGTAATCAAGAATTAGCAATAAAAGTATGTGAAAAACGTCTTATTTTAAAAGAACGTAAATCAGAATATATAAAACGTGAAAAAGAAGTATTAAATATGTTACATAACACTGAACATTCATTTGTACATTTATATTGTACATTTCAAGATTATGAACgtctttattttgttttaacataTGCTAAAAATGGTGAATTATTACCATACATTAATAAAGTTGGTTCATTTGATATTGAatgtacaaaattttattcagcTGAAATATTACGTGGTTTAGAATATCTTCATGGTCTTGGTGTAATACATCGTGATTTAAAACcagaaaatatattacttgatgataaaatgcATATATTAATAACTGATTTCGGTTCagctaaaatattaaaagacactgataatgatgatgatgatgatgataataataataataataatcaaactgatgataatgataataataaaaaaaatgatccatATAAAAGAGCAAGACGTTATTCATTTGTTGGTACAGCCCAATATGTATCACcagaaattttaacaaataaaaaagtaacacGTGCTGCTGATTTATGGGCACTTGgttgtattatttatcaaatggtATCTGGTTTACCACCATTTAGATCACGTagtgaatatttaatatttcaaaaaattcttaaattaGATTATGAAATACCAGATGGTTTTTGTGACATTGCAAAATCATTggtatcaaaattaattgtcataACACCGAGTGAACGTCTTGGTGCAACTGATGAACATGGTTCTGGCTATCAAAGTATACGtaaacatgaattttttaatgacgTTAATTTTGAAACATTACATAAACAAACACCACCACCAATATATCCATATTTACCTGGTACATCTGAGAATGAAGAGTTAAGATCACATTATCGTGTACCAAGTAATCTTGAGCCTGGTCTTGATGATAAACAACTTACAAGATTATTAGGTCTTGGTATTGGTGAtgatgaacaacaacaacaacaacaacaaattattgttgaaatacCAAAAccaattaaaatcattgaaaaaccAAGAAAAATAAGTACAAGTATCAAAGACATGTCTCATGaagatatacaaaaaaaattagatgaacaaaaaataaaaaatccatggcattcatttgttgataataatttaatattaaaacaaggcatcattgacaaaagaaaaggctattttaaaagaagaagaatgttattattaacaactgGACCACATTTGTATTATGTTGATCCAGTTAATATGGTATTAAAAGGTGAAATACCATGGAGTCCAGCATTGAGAgttgaatcaaaaaattttaaaatattttttgttcatacaCCAAATCGTACATATTATCTTGAAGATCCAGAAGGTTTTGCACTTGAATGGGTGCGTGTTATTGAAGAAGTCAGAGTTGATTGTTATGGCCTTCAAGAAAAAACGActggttaa
- the LOC122850106 gene encoding 3-phosphoinositide-dependent protein kinase 1 isoform X1 gives MTDEQSSTIVQRAISEISSIKRVVTPRLIASSQPKTTTVEIPVTRMTPPTTNDDVVVQTQNNIVKCTTTTTTSPPSSTTTTSTTTSSSTPTTKTDETIIVKRSPKDFIFGKVIGEGSFSTVYLAKDIHSNQELAIKVCEKRLILKERKSEYIKREKEVLNMLHNTEHSFVHLYCTFQDYERLYFVLTYAKNGELLPYINKVGSFDIECTKFYSAEILRGLEYLHGLGVIHRDLKPENILLDDKMHILITDFGSAKILKDTDNDDDDDDNNNNNNQTDDNDNNKKNDPYKRARRYSFVGTAQYVSPEILTNKKVTRAADLWALGCIIYQMVSGLPPFRSRSEYLIFQKILKLDYEIPDGFCDIAKSLVSKLIVITPSERLGATDEHGSGYQSIRKHEFFNDVNFETLHKQTPPPIYPYLPGTSENEELRSHYRVPSNLEPGLDDKQLTRLLGLGIGDDEQQQQQQQIIVEIPKPIKIIEKPRKISTSIKDMSHEDIQKKLDEQKIKNPWHSFVDNNLILKQGIIDKRKGYFKRRRMLLLTTGPHLYYVDPVNMVLKGEIPWSPALRVESKNFKIFFVHTPNRTYYLEDPEGFALEWVRVIEEVRVDCYGLQEKTTG, from the exons CGAGTAGTTACTCCAAGACTCATTGCATCGTCACAACCAAAAACAACAACGGTTGAAATACCGGTAACAAGAATgacaccaccaacaacaaatGATGACGTTGTTGTacaaacacaaaataatattgttaaatgtacaacaacaacaacaacttcaccaccatcatcaacaacaactacatcaacaacaacatcatcatcaactccaacaacaaaaacagatgaaacaataattgttaaacGTTCACCCAAAGATTTTATATTTGGAAAAGTCATTGGAGAGGGTAGTTTTTCAACT GTTTATTTGGCAAAAGACATTCATAGTAATCAAGAATTAGCAATAAAAGTATGTGAAAAACGTCTTATTTTAAAAGAACGTAAATCAGAATATATAAAACGTGAAAAAGAAGTATTAAATATGTTACATAACACTGAACATTCATTTGTACATTTATATTGTACATTTCAAGATTATGAACgtctttattttgttttaacataTGCTAAAAATGGTGAATTATTACCATACATTAATAAAGTTGGTTCATTTGATATTGAatgtacaaaattttattcagcTGAAATATTACGTGGTTTAGAATATCTTCATGGTCTTGGTGTAATACATCGTGATTTAAAACcagaaaatatattacttgatgataaaatgcATATATTAATAACTGATTTCGGTTCagctaaaatattaaaagacactgataatgatgatgatgatgatgataataataataataataatcaaactgatgataatgataataataaaaaaaatgatccatATAAAAGAGCAAGACGTTATTCATTTGTTGGTACAGCCCAATATGTATCACcagaaattttaacaaataaaaaagtaacacGTGCTGCTGATTTATGGGCACTTGgttgtattatttatcaaatggtATCTGGTTTACCACCATTTAGATCACGTagtgaatatttaatatttcaaaaaattcttaaattaGATTATGAAATACCAGATGGTTTTTGTGACATTGCAAAATCATTggtatcaaaattaattgtcataACACCGAGTGAACGTCTTGGTGCAACTGATGAACATGGTTCTGGCTATCAAAGTATACGtaaacatgaattttttaatgacgTTAATTTTGAAACATTACATAAACAAACACCACCACCAATATATCCATATTTACCTGGTACATCTGAGAATGAAGAGTTAAGATCACATTATCGTGTACCAAGTAATCTTGAGCCTGGTCTTGATGATAAACAACTTACAAGATTATTAGGTCTTGGTATTGGTGAtgatgaacaacaacaacaacaacaacaaattattgttgaaatacCAAAAccaattaaaatcattgaaaaaccAAGAAAAATAAGTACAAGTATCAAAGACATGTCTCATGaagatatacaaaaaaaattagatgaacaaaaaataaaaaatccatggcattcatttgttgataataatttaatattaaaacaaggcatcattgacaaaagaaaaggctattttaaaagaagaagaatgttattattaacaactgGACCACATTTGTATTATGTTGATCCAGTTAATATGGTATTAAAAGGTGAAATACCATGGAGTCCAGCATTGAGAgttgaatcaaaaaattttaaaatattttttgttcatacaCCAAATCGTACATATTATCTTGAAGATCCAGAAGGTTTTGCACTTGAATGGGTGCGTGTTATTGAAGAAGTCAGAGTTGATTGTTATGGCCTTCAAGAAAAAACGActggttaa